In Methanofollis aquaemaris, the genomic window CCCGGTCGGCATGGGCACGACCGGCCACCTGGTCGGTGGCGCCCTCGCGGCTATTGTCCTCGGCTCGCCCTATGCGGCGGTTTTCGTCCTCACCCTCGTCCTCCTGGTCCAGGCCGTCGTCTTCGGCGACGGCGGGATCACCACGATGGGCGCGAACATCATTAACATGGGCGTCATCGGTGGGTTCGTCGGCTTCTACACCTACCAGGGCGTCCTCAAGGCCGCAAAGAACCCCTACCTCTCCGCAGCGATCGCTGCGTGGCTTGCCTGTCTCATCCCGGCCCTCGCGGCCTCGGTCGAGATGTTCATCGCCGGCACATTCCCGCTTGTCGAGGGCATGATCGCCATGGGCACTTACCATGCCGCCATCGGGGTCATCGAGGCAGTGATCACGGCCGGAGCCGTTTACCTCATCGCATCGGCGCGTCCTGAACTGATGGACACCTCTACGGGGGCGACGGCCTGATGGAGACCAATCAGTTCGTGGCGATCGGACTTGTCGTGGCCATCCTCATCGGGGTCACGGCCGTCTTCTTCGCTGCAGGCGACCCTGACGGCCTGGAGAGTACAGCCATCGTCGTACAGGGCGAGAAGGATCTCTTTGGCCCCACCCCTGAGGACGCCGACGCCGAAGCTGTCGGCCACGAGGGCGGTTTCGAGTACGAAGCCCCGATGCCAGACTACTCGATGGGAGAGGAAGGCGGAAAGATGGGTGAAGTGATCGCCGTCGTAGTCGGCATCATCCTCGCGCTCTTAATCGTCTTCGGTGTTGGCAAGGCGGTCACCGCCTCAAAACACTGAACATTTATCCTTTTTTGGAGAAACTCTGTACTGATGCATATCATCGAGACCCGGGATCTCACCTTTGCCTACCCGAACCGTCCCCCCGCCCTCGACGGTGTGAACTTCACCGCGGGCCGGAAAGAGAGAGTTGCGGTGATCGGGGCGAACGGTGCCGGGAAGAGCACACTTTTCAAACACCTGAACGGGATCCTGATGCCATCTTCGGGCGAGGTGCTCGTTCACGGAGAGGCCGTCACGAAACGAAACCTGCGCGAGGTGCGCAAGGCTGTCGGGCTTGTCTTCCAGAACCCCGACGACCAGGTCTTCTCACCGACCGTCGAACAGGACATCGCCTTCGGGCCGGCCAACCTCGGTCTTGATGAGGAGACGATCGCCCATCGGGTGGAGAGTGCCATCAAGCTCATGGCCCTCGAAGACCTGCGCGACCGTCCGCCCCACCACCTCTCAGGGGGGGAGAAGAAGAAGGTGGCCATCGCCGGGATCCTCGCGATGGAACCTCAGGTGCTCGTCCTTGACGAACCGACTGCCGGACTCGATCCGCAGGGCGTCACCGACCTGATCAGATTTGTGAACACCCTTCCCGAACAATTCGGGATGACGGTGATCTTCTCCACCCACCACCTCGACCTCGTCCCTGAACTTGCCGACTCGGTCTATGTGATGGACCACGGCAGGGTGGTGGACCATGGACCGGTGCCCGCGATCTTCTCGCAACCAGACCTGCTCGAACAGACCCACCTCGACGTTCCGGTCCTCCAGCGGTTGATGAGCGACCTGCGCGATGCCGGGGTGCCGATCGATGAGGGCTACACCTATGAGGAGATCAGGGAGGCCTTCAAAGGGGCATACCGGGGCCGGCCATGATCGAGAAACTCTTTGATATCGAGGAGGTAGCCCAGGGCACCAGCCCGGTCCACCGGTGCGACGCACGGGTGAAACTCATCATCAGTTTTGCCGTGATCATCGCCGCCGTGGGTCTGCCGTATACCACGGCGGCCTACCTCCCGTCCGCCCTCTTCCTGGGGTTCTTTACGATTCTCTGGGCATTCGCACGTCTTTCTCCAACAATATACCTTAAACGTCTCCTTCTTATCCTGCCCTTCGGGTTCTTCCTCATCTTCTTCCAGATCTTCTTCACCAACCCGCACTATGTCGAGTTCCATCCTCTCGTCACCCTGCCCCTGGGGATTCAGATCTATGCCGAGTCGGTGGAATTCGCATCCATCCTGGGGGTGAAGTTCCTGGCCTGCATCTCTTTCATCATCCTCCTCTCATCGACGACGACAATGCAGGGGATGCTCGAAGGAGCGGGAAGGCTCGGTCTCCCGGCCGAGTTCACCCTCATCATCGGAATGATGATTCGCTATCTCTTCCTCTTCGCCAGGATGTACCTCCAGATCGGCGCGGCCCTCCAGACCAGGTGCTTCAATGCCTTCGACCGTTCCCTCCCCTATCGCTACCGCATGAAGATGCTCGCCTACACCATCGGGACAGTCTTTCTCCGCTCTTTCGAGCAGGGGGAGCGGACCTATACAAGCATGCTCTGCCGGGGGTACGGACGGGACTCACACCTCTTCATCACAAAAAAGCCGCTCAAAATTGGTGAGTGGGCCTTCCTCGCTGCGAGTCTTGTCGTCGTCCCGGCCATCGCACTCCTTGGCTGGTTCCTCTGAGAGACAATTCTTTTTTTCAGGGCTCTGTTGAATCCGGCATGAGGCGGGAGCACGCCTCAAGCATACCATAAGCATATCCCAAAACTCCCTGAGGCTTGAACATCGCCTTGAACTGGAGTCTTTCCTTACAGATGTTCTGAACCCTATCCTCCATCGGGGGGCTGGCAGCCCCCCGGACCCCCGCTGATGAAGATTGACAGGGGATCGCATCCCGTCTTCACGATTATCACTTTGCCTTCCCGCCCCAATCTTCATCCCGAGGGTCCTGGGGCAGAGCCCCCGGTGCGGTAGTGTGGGAAGGCATGAATGCATGGTTGCGCAACGAAGAGGAGAGGATCCCCCCACCACATCCATTGCTCTCTTCTGGGAGGGGGAGGTCTGGAGAGTTTTGGGATGACCTCCATATGAAAATTGTTCTGAGCAGCGCTTCGGAGTGTGGGAGGATCCTTGATCCCTCTCAATCGTCGCACCCCGGCGAGGCGCGAAAAGGAAGGCGAACGATCAGAGAGACACGACATCATGGAGAGAGTTTCAAGAGAGCCAGGGGAACCATACCTTTTTTCTCGGACGGCGGTGATCCCCTTCTCATGGAAAGCAGATTCGGTAGGGGATTTGTGATCCCGATCGTCGCACTCAGCAAACATTTTGCCCTCAAACCCGAGCAGGCCTTCCTGGGGGCGGCCGACCATCTCACCGAACGGTCCTCCCCGACCAGTTCAGAGGCACCAGGGTCGAAGACCTCGTCACCCAGCTCCGCAAGCAGGTGATCTGGCACCAGCCAGGGACCGCGGACACCGATGATGCCGAGGCGGTGAGGAGAACACTGGACCGGTTGCTTGTCGAGATCGACCGTGTTCTGGGGGTCGAAGACCCGCAGATCGGGGTCTATGATTAACGAACAAGAGTACCTTAATGAGGATATACAACCTATATATGAGATTGTGAATCCACGATCTTTTGCTTCCTTTATTATATCGGAGGTCATCGATGAAAGAATCGTATGATGCCTCTCATATCACCGTACTGAAGGGGCTCGAGCCGGTGCGCGAGCGCCCCGCCATGTACATCGGGAGCACCGACACGAGGGGGTTGCACCACCTTGTCTACGAGGTGGCGGACAATGCCATCGACGAGGCGCTCGCCGGGTACTGTGACCATGTGAGGGTCGTCCTCGGCGTCGATGGTTCGTGTTCCGTCGTGGACAATGGCCGGGGTATCCCGGTCGACAGGATGGAAGGCGGTAAGAGTGCCCTTGAAGTGGTGCTCACCGTCCTCCACGCAGGCGGCAAGTTCGACAAGAGCACCTACCAGGTCTCTGGGGGTCTTCACGGTGTCGGTGTTTCGGTGGTCAATGCCCTCTCGACCAGGTTGACGGCAACCGTCTATCGAGACGGAAAGGTTCATCAGATGGAGTTTTCCCGGGGCATCGTGACCCGGCGCCTCACCAGACGGGAGGAGAGCCTCGATGAGTTGAAGACCAGGTATGTCCAGGTCTACGGCACAGAAGGCGAATGGGAAGAGATCGGGGACGACAGGGATCGCTTCCTGGATGAGTTCGGCGGCCGACTCACCGGGACGAAGATCAGTTTCCTGCCCGACCCGGCGATCTTCGAGACCGTCACCTTCGACTTCGAAGTCCTCGCCCACCGGATGCGCGAACTCGCCTTCCTCAACTCAGGGATCACCATCTCGATCCATGATGAAAGAACCGGCGAAGAAGAACGCCACTGCTATGAAGGCGGGATCAGCGAGTTCATCCGACACCTCACCGCAAGCACCGAGAAAGTCCATGAAGAAATCGTCGCCTTCGATCGGAAAGACGAAAAGAACAAACTCGAGGTGGAGGTCGCCCTCCAGTATACCGCCACCTACAAAGAGCAGATCTTCACCTTCGTCAACTCGGTGAACACCAGAGAAGGAGGCACGCACCTCGAGGGCTTCAGGAGCGCGATCACCCGCGCGATCAACACCTCGGCAAAGAAGAACAACCTCATCAAGAACGGCGGGTCGGTGCGGGGCGAGGATGTCAGGGAAGGGCTTTGTGCCGTCATCTCCCTCAAGATCGCAAACCCCCAGTTCGAGGGACAGACCAAGATGCGCCTCGGCAACTCCAACGTGCGGGGTATCGTCGACTCCCTCGCCTACGCCTCACTCACCGAATACTTCGAGGAGAACCCGAAGGTGCTCCAGGCGATCGTCAACAAGGTGCTCCTTGCCGCGCGGGCACGCGAGGCCGCCCAGAGCGCCCGCGAACTGGCACGGCGCAAGAGCACCCTGGAGAGCACCGGCCTCCCCGGCAAACTCGCCGACTGCTCGGAACGCGACCCCGCAAAGAGCGAGGTCTACATCGTGGAGGGCGACTCTGCAGGTGGCTCGGCCAAACAGGGACGTGACCGCCGGTTCCAGGCCATCCTCCCACTTCGGGGCAAGATCCTCAACGTCGAGAAGGCCTCCCCCCACAAGATCCTGAAGAACGCCGAGATCCAGGCACTCATCTCCGCGATCGGCACCGGCGTTGGGGAACACTTCGACGCCGACAGGGCACGCTACCATCATATCGTCCTGATGACCGATGCAGATGTGGACGGAGCGCACATCAGAACCCTGCTCCTCACCTTCTTCTTCAGGTACATGCCCGAACTGATCGAACGGGGCTACGTCTACATCGCTCAGCCGCCGCTGTTCAGGGTGAGCAAGGGCAAAAAAGAGCGCTACACCTACAGCGAGGAGGACATGAAAGAGACCCTCGCCGAGATGGGTGAGAAGGGCGTGAGCGTCCAGCGGTACAAGGGTCTTGGTGAGATGAACGCCAACCAGCTCTGGGAGACCACGATGGCCCCCGAGCACCGGGTGCTCAAGCAGGTGTTGATCGAGGATGCCAGTTATGCGAACGAGATCTTTGAGAGACTGATGGGCGACGACGTCGAGCCGCGGCGCGAATTTATCTGGAGACATGCACAGGAGGTAAAGAACCTTGACATCTGAGACGGCCGAGGGGCGGCGGGTGATCCCGGTCACCGTCGAGAACGAGATGAAGTCCTCGTACATCGACTACGCGATGAGCGTCATCATCGGCCGGGCCATACCTGACATCAGAGACGGCCTCAAGCCGGTCCACCGCCGCATCCTGTACGGGATGTGGGAGATGGGCAACACCCACGACAAACCCACCAAGAAGAGCGCGAGCATCGTCGGTCATGTGATGGGCAAGTACCACCCGCACGGCGACGCCGCGATCTATGACACCATGGTGAAGATGGCGCAGCCCTTCTCATATCGGTACATGCCGGTCGAGGGACAGGGCAACTTCGGGTCCATCGACGGCGACTCGGCTGCGGCGATGCGGTACACAGAGGCTCGGCTCACTCCTCTCGCCGAGGGGATGCTCGACGACATCGATAAGGAGACCGTGGACTTCACCCCCAACTTCGACGAGTCGACCAAAGAACCGACCGTCCTCCCAGGAAAGATGCCAAATCTCCTTCTCAACGGTTCATCGGGAATCGCCGTCGGGATGGCGACAAATATGCCGCCGCACAACCTCAGAGAGGTCTGCGACGCCCTCTATACCTATATTGACGACCCCGGCGTCACGGTCGATGAACTGATGCACAAGATCCCGGCCCCCGACTTCCCGGGCGGCGGGGTGATCATGGGCACGGCCGGGGTCCGGTCGGCCTATCTGACCGGACGGGGCAAGTGCGTCGTCAGGGGAGTCGCGGAGATCGAGGAAGAGGGGAAACATCCCAGGATCATCATCACCGAAATTCCCTTCCAGGTGAACAAGGCGAACCTCGTCGAGCAGATCGCAAACCTGGTCAAGGACAAGCGGATCGAGGGGATCACCGATATCCGCGACGAGTCCGACAAGGACGGGATCAGGGTCGTCATCGACCTCAGGCGCGACGCCATGCCCCAGGTGGTCCTGAACCAACTCTACAAGCACACACCCCTGGAGAGCACCTTCGGGATCAACAACCTGGCCATCGTCAATGGGCGGCCGATGGTGCTCGGTCTCCCGGCACTGCTCGGCCACTTCCTTGACCACCGCGTCGAAGTGGTCCGCCGGCGGACTGAGTTCGACCTGCGCAAGGCCCAGGAACGGGTTCATGTCCTCAACGGACTGGCCCTTGCCCTCCAGAGCATCGACGATGTGGTCGCGGCCATCAGGGCATCGAAGAGTGCCGAGGATGCCCGCGAGGCCCTGATCACCAGGTTCGGTCTCGACGAGATCCAGGCGAACGCCATCCTCCAGATGCAACTCCGCCGCCTCGCGGCCCTTGAGCAGCAGAAGGTGCTCGATGAGCGCGAGGCCCTCGGCAAGGAGATCAGACGGTTACAGGAGATCCTCTCCGACCGGACCCATATCCTTGAAGAGATCAAGAAAGAAGTTGCCGCGATCAGGGAAGAGTTCGGCGACGAGCGCCGGACGCAGATCTCGGTGGCCGAAGGCGAGATCTCCAAGGCCGATCTCATCGAGGACAAACCGGCCCTGGTCTCCCTCACCGCCACCAACTACATCAAACGTCTTCCGCTGGAGACGTATCGTCAGCAGCGCCGGGGCGGACGGGGTGTCATCGGGATGACCACCAAAGAAGACGACGTGGTCACCGATGTCTTCGTGGCCGCCACCCACGACTATCTCCTCTGCTTCACCAACCTGGGCCGGCTCTACTGGATGCGGGTCTGGGACATCCCTGAGGCGGTCCGCACCGGGAAAGGGAAGGCGATCGTCAACCTTCTCAACCTGAGCGGGGAGGAGCGGGTCACCACCATCATCCCGACGCGGGACTTTGAACCGGGGCGGTTCCTCTTCTTTGCAACAAAAGGAGGTATGGCCGTAAAGATCCCACTCGAAGAGTTCTCCAGACCACGGCCGAGTGGGATCCTCGCGATCAAACTGAAAGAGGGCGACGAACTGGTGGACGTGAAGATCACCGACGGGAAGCAGGATGTGTTCCTGACGACCCGGAAGGGTCAGAGTCTCAGGTTCAATGAGGACGAGATCAGATCCCTCCACCGCAACAGTCAGGGCGTAATCGGGATCAGACTGCGGCCAGAAGACTGTCTTGTCTCTCTTGCTCTGGTGGAGAAGGATTATCTTCTCACCGTCACCGGGAAAGGGGCCGGCAAACTGATCGTGTTCGATGAGTTCATGGGCCACCACCGCGGCACGATGGGTGCCAGAAATATCAGACCCATCTATGGAGACAAGGTCGTGGCAGCCAGGGCGGTCTCGGCAGATGACGAGATCATCCTGATGAGCACCTCGGGGATCGCGATGCGGACCAGGGTCTCCGAGATCTCGATCCAGAAACGGGACACCCGCGGGGTGCGGGTGATGAAGATGGGCGAGGGCGATCAGCTTGTCGGATTCGCCATCGTCCAGATCGAGGAAGAGAACTGAGAGGTCGATCTTCGGGAGCCAGGCCATACAGGGTCGGCTCCCTCCTTTTTTTTGTTGCTTATCGTCACCGGCGGAGGTTCGACCGGTCGAAGAGATGCGAAAACACTCCCCGGATACTCTGCTCTGCCATACTCCACCAATCCCCATCGCGGGGGATGGGGTGCAGTACAGATCCGTGAGTCTGTACACTGTACCGTCTCCCGTCTGGGGGAGACCCCCGACCTCTCCACACCACAAAGATAGACAGGGGACGGGAACACCCCCTGAACGATCACTCCACGCCGATCAGACAGGCCGCCCCACAGAAGAACAAGAAATTTCACCCTGATCTCTCTCGCCGGGGGAGATCCCCCGGACCCCCTCCGGCAGAGGTATGCTTTTCTATCAGGCGACCGATGCTCACACATGGTGCATCAGGAACGGATCACGGTGACCACCAGGGGCGAAGGCGACATCGTCGACCTCACTCCGGCGGTGCACCGATGTGTGGAGGCAAGCGGGACGGAGAGCGGGGTCTGCACCCTCTTTGTCGTCGGTTCGACGGCGGCGATCTCGACGATCGAGTACGAGGATGGGGTGCTCGACGACCTGAGGGGCGCCCTCGAGCGGGTCGCTCCTTCAGATATCATCTATGCTCACGACCAGCGGTGGGGCGACGGGAACGGACGATCACATGTGCGTGCCTCGTTCGTCGGTCCTTCGCTCACCCTGCCGGTGGAGAACGGGTCGCCGGTGCTCGGCACCTGGCAACAGGTCGTCCTCCTTGAACTTGATATCAGGCAGCGCCGTGAAAGAACGGTTGTCTGTACGGTGCTGCCTTAAAAAATGGATCTCAGATTAAGCACGGAAAAATATTTTCCGTGAAATCCTGTTCAGTCAAGCGGAACCGTTTCAAGCTGTGAGACCAGTTCCCAGATCCGGGTGCGGGCGTGAACCGGCATGTTCGGATCATTCGAAACCTCATCGATGGTCGAGATGGCCTCAGCCGCACGCAGACCAATGCTCTTTTGATCGTTCATGAGAAGAGACTTGGTTTCATCAGCAACCCTGCGGATGTTACGAGGGATAGTGTTGTCTTCAGAAATATGCTGAAGCATCTGAATACACACATTTATTGTTTCCTCTGGAGTGGCCATTGACAATCACCCTTTATTACTATATACCCCAGGTTCTTATATACATTGATTTATCAGACCACCGGTGGCAGAGATGACAGAGAGAAAACCAGAGGATATCATGGCGGAATACCTCCTGAAAGGAGGCAAAATGCTCGCTAAAGAGTGCAAGGCCTGCGGATCTCCGATGTTCGAGTACAAAGGCGAGACACTCTGCGTCGTCTGCGCAGAGAGGACGGTACGGCAGGAGCGCGAGCCGCCCGCACCGATGCCCGCCGCACCTGCCGCACCACCCGCCAGGGCAGGCACCGCCGAGGCCGGGATCGAAGCGGCGGTCACCGCCCTCTGCACGCGGGTCGAAGGAGAGAACGACGAGCGCCGGTGCCTCACCCTGATGCAGGCGGTGCTTGCCGGCGCTGAAGCCCTCAAGATCCTCCGTCACTCATAAGGCCGACTGGATACATCCCTGATCCCTTCGGCCCTCTTCTTCCCGATCCCTTTCACCTGGCTCAGGTCGTCGACCCCGGCGTCGATGACCGCCTGCACCGAACCGAAGTGTTCGAGGAGGGCGCGCGCGTGTTTCAGCCCGACCTCAGGGAAAGACGCGACCACATATTCCTGCTCTTCTTTTGCGGTCCGGTACGATTTTTTCGGCTGGACCGACCGTTCGGTCCGCTCGCTCCCCTCTCTTCTGGCGATGACAGCGAGCATCTCCGCAGTCTCGTCGGCGTCTCTGGTGAAGAGGACCGAGATGCCGAGGTCGATGGTGATCGCGGCGAGCGCCCCTCTGATGGCGTTGGGGTGGATGTCTCTTGCCGCATAGAGATCACCCTCCCCCTCGACGATCAGGACCGGGCGGGTGGCCGCCGATGCCAGGGCCCGCACCTGCCCCAGGAGGTCACGCTCGACAAGAGTGTCGGCAAAGTCCCGGACGGTCTTACGCTCCACCAGGACACGGTCGCCGACGGCATAGTCCCCGACCTCAAGGCGGGTGAGCGTCACCCGGAGCCCCAGGTCGGAGAGCACCTCGGCGACCCTCGACGAGGTCTCGCGGTCGTCGACGGTGATCGCCGGTCCCTCCTGTTCCGCAGCGGGGGCGGGGGCGGCGGCAAAGGCGCCGATGCTCGTCTGCCCGGCAACCGACAACCTGGGCGAGACCTGACCGCCGTTGTTCCCGAGTTTTTTGATCCCCTTGAGCATCTGGCGCTCGCGGTTGAGACTCACGTACTTGTAGACCTCGTCCGAGGTGCCCTTTGTGGTGAGCACGACAATCCGGCCCGCCTCATTCCGGCCGGTCCGTCCCTTTCTCTGGATGCTCCGGATCTCTGAAGGGACAGCCTCATAGAAGACGACCAGGTCGGTGGACGGGACGTCCAGGCCCTCCTCCCCGACCGAGGTGGCGACGATCGCCGGGAACTCGCCCTCCCGGAAACGTCTCAACACCTCGATCTGCTGCTTCTGGGTGAGCCCCTTCTCCGCGTCTCTGGTCGCCTGCCCGACAAAGCGCTCGGCATGGACCCCGGCCGCTTTCAGGGCCTCGACCAGATGGCCGACCGTGTCCCTGAAACTGGCAAAGATGATGGTCCGGCTTTCGGGATGCTCGCGCACCTCTTCGAGGACGAGATCGATGGTCAGCCCGACCTTGGGGTGGAGTTCGGTCTCCCACCCGGCGGCGCGAGCGCAGAGCCGCCGGAAGACCGGGTCTCCAGCAAGCCGCTTGCTCGCCTTCGTCCCCGAACCCGACCGCCCCTCGGAGAAGAGTTTCTCCAGGTAGGTCCGCAGGGCCGTACTCCCCTGCGACTCGGCGAGGGAGACGGCGTGTCTCACCTTCATGATCTCGGCGTACACCGAAGCCGCCATAAACCCCGCGGGGTCGTGCTGCGCGATCCTCGCCTGGACCTGGGCGTTGAGAGCATTGAGCGCCTTCATCGAGAGTTTCTCGCGTGCAGGCACCCTGAACCCCGCCTCCCCCAGGGCGTTGAGGCGCGAGTCCAGGAGACGGTTGAGGTCGCCGACGGCCTCCGCGAGTTCGTCGGGAAGGTCGACCGAGAGATAGTCCACGTCGCGCTCGTGGATGTACGGGCGGACATCGTCATCATGCTCGGTCCGCGCCTCCACCTGCACGACGCCGAGGTTTGCCATCACTTCCTCCACCTTCCCGTGGTCCCCGCCCGGCGAGGCGGTCATCGCAAGGAGAAGAGGTTTCCCGGCTGTCGTCAGGTACCGGCGCGTCAGAAAGACATACGCGTAGTTTCCGACCGCCCGGTGACACTCGTCCACCACCAGGAGGGTGACCTCCCCCAGGTCGTAGCGTCCGGCGATGAGATCGTTTTTCACCACCTGCGGGGTGGCAAAGACCGCCTGCGCACATTCCCAGATCGCCTTCCGTTCATCGGGTGCGGTATCCCCGGTAAAGAGAGCACAGGCTCCCTCAGGGAGGTTGAGCCGTTCGGAGAAGAAACGGAGGTGCTGCTCGACGAGCGGTTTGGTCGGGGCGAGCACCAGGAGCCTGCCCCCTTCCTGATACAGCCTGGAAGCCGCGGTGATCAGGGCGACGGCGGTCTTGCCAAGTCCCGTGGGCAGGACCACCATCGTGCTGGCGTCGAGGGCCTGGAGGGCGATGGCGAGTTGGTATCGCCGCTCTTCCAGACACTCGGGCCTGATGAGGGGGTGGCTGATGTACTTCATTCTTTCTTCAAGTCGGCGAAGATGGTGCGGCCCCTGATCAGAGAGAGCAGGGTTGGAACCAGATCCTCGGTCCTGACCCGCACCTGTTCCATGGAGTCGCGGTCACGGAGGGTGACCGTGCCCGCGTCCTTTGTCTCGGTATCGACGGTCACCGCAAAGGGCGTCCCGACCTCGTCCTGGCGGCGGTATCGGCGGCCGATCGCGCCGTTGTCGTCGTAGTCGGCGAGAACACCGGCGTCCTGGAGGTCGGCGGTGATCTCTCGTGCAATGACGTCGAGGCCGTCCTTGTTCACCAGCGGGAAGACCGCCACCTGGACCGGGGCGATGCAGGGGGCGAGGCGGAGCACCTTGCGCACCTCGCCGTCGATCTCTTCCTCGTCATAGGCATGTTCGAGGACCGAGTAGATCATCCGGTCAATCCCGTACGAGGGTTCGATGACATGGGGCATCACCTCGGCGCCCCGCACCTCGACCTCCTCCTCGCTGACCGTGTAGAGGTCGCCGGGCACAAAGATCGTCTCGCCGTCGACGACCACCTCGGCACCGTCAGGACCGGGCATCGCCTCGGCCAGGGCGGCGGCGATCTTCGCGGCCTTGCCGCGATACTTGGGGCCGAGCACACCCATGTTGGAGACGATCCGCTTTCTCGTCTCCCTGCGCGCCTCAGCGAAAGGCACAAAGACGGTCATGGAGTCACCGCTCTCGGCCGCATGGGCCCTGAGGTCGTAGTCGGTGCGGTCGGCGATCCCGACGATCTCGACCCAGCCGAAACGCCCGGAGTACACCTCGGCGTCCCAGCAGTCGATGGCATAATGCGCCCGCTCGTCAGGGAGGTGCTGCCTGAAGCGTGTCCGCTTCGGGTCGACCCCGATGGCGACCATGAGTTCGTGGGTGAGGGCGAGATAGTAGGCGATATACTCGTTGGCAATGATCCCCTCATCCACCGCCTGGCGCATCGTCTTTGTGATCGCCTCGGTATTGTTCTGCTGCTGCTCGATCCCCCAGAGGTCGACGGGGTAGTCGGCGTAGCGCGAGAAGGCCGGATGAGTCTTCTCCTGGGGGTTGACGAAGATCTCGGCCTCGGCCTGGGTGAACTCGCGCAGGCGAATCATACCCTGGCGCGGGGAGATCTCGTTCCGGTACGACTTGCCGATCTGGACGGCGCCGAAGGGGAGTTTCTGCCGGTAGAAGCGCGAGAGCCTGGAGAAGTCGGTGAAGATCCCCTGAGCGGTCTCAGGTCTGAGGTAGCCCTTCCGCTGCGAACCAGGGCCGATGGTTGTCTGGAACATCAGGTTGAAGTCGAAGACCTCGGTCTGTCCGAAGGTCTCGCCGCAGGAGGGACACGCGGCGTCGGTGATGGCGGCCGCCAGTTCTTCTCTTGAGAGGACCGCGCCGTTTTCGATCCCGCACGCCTCGGCAAGGTGGTCTGCCCTGAAATATTCGTTGCAGTGGGGGCACTGGCACATCTTGTCGGCAAATCCCTTCACATGTCCAGAGGCGAGATATATTGACTCGGTCCCGACGGTCGGGC contains:
- a CDS encoding DEAD/DEAH box helicase, which encodes MKYISHPLIRPECLEERRYQLAIALQALDASTMVVLPTGLGKTAVALITAASRLYQEGGRLLVLAPTKPLVEQHLRFFSERLNLPEGACALFTGDTAPDERKAIWECAQAVFATPQVVKNDLIAGRYDLGEVTLLVVDECHRAVGNYAYVFLTRRYLTTAGKPLLLAMTASPGGDHGKVEEVMANLGVVQVEARTEHDDDVRPYIHERDVDYLSVDLPDELAEAVGDLNRLLDSRLNALGEAGFRVPAREKLSMKALNALNAQVQARIAQHDPAGFMAASVYAEIMKVRHAVSLAESQGSTALRTYLEKLFSEGRSGSGTKASKRLAGDPVFRRLCARAAGWETELHPKVGLTIDLVLEEVREHPESRTIIFASFRDTVGHLVEALKAAGVHAERFVGQATRDAEKGLTQKQQIEVLRRFREGEFPAIVATSVGEEGLDVPSTDLVVFYEAVPSEIRSIQRKGRTGRNEAGRIVVLTTKGTSDEVYKYVSLNRERQMLKGIKKLGNNGGQVSPRLSVAGQTSIGAFAAAPAPAAEQEGPAITVDDRETSSRVAEVLSDLGLRVTLTRLEVGDYAVGDRVLVERKTVRDFADTLVERDLLGQVRALASAATRPVLIVEGEGDLYAARDIHPNAIRGALAAITIDLGISVLFTRDADETAEMLAVIARREGSERTERSVQPKKSYRTAKEEQEYVVASFPEVGLKHARALLEHFGSVQAVIDAGVDDLSQVKGIGKKRAEGIRDVSSRPYE
- the glyS gene encoding glycine--tRNA ligase, translated to MSDIYDKVIELAKRRGFVWPSAELYGAVAGFIDYGPLGAMMKRRIENIWRRYYVIREGYYEIECPTVGTESIYLASGHVKGFADKMCQCPHCNEYFRADHLAEACGIENGAVLSREELAAAITDAACPSCGETFGQTEVFDFNLMFQTTIGPGSQRKGYLRPETAQGIFTDFSRLSRFYRQKLPFGAVQIGKSYRNEISPRQGMIRLREFTQAEAEIFVNPQEKTHPAFSRYADYPVDLWGIEQQQNNTEAITKTMRQAVDEGIIANEYIAYYLALTHELMVAIGVDPKRTRFRQHLPDERAHYAIDCWDAEVYSGRFGWVEIVGIADRTDYDLRAHAAESGDSMTVFVPFAEARRETRKRIVSNMGVLGPKYRGKAAKIAAALAEAMPGPDGAEVVVDGETIFVPGDLYTVSEEEVEVRGAEVMPHVIEPSYGIDRMIYSVLEHAYDEEEIDGEVRKVLRLAPCIAPVQVAVFPLVNKDGLDVIAREITADLQDAGVLADYDDNGAIGRRYRRQDEVGTPFAVTVDTETKDAGTVTLRDRDSMEQVRVRTEDLVPTLLSLIRGRTIFADLKKE
- a CDS encoding Sjogren's syndrome/scleroderma autoantigen 1 family protein, encoding MAEYLLKGGKMLAKECKACGSPMFEYKGETLCVVCAERTVRQEREPPAPMPAAPAAPPARAGTAEAGIEAAVTALCTRVEGENDERRCLTLMQAVLAGAEALKILRHS
- a CDS encoding UPF0147 family protein; the protein is MATPEETINVCIQMLQHISEDNTIPRNIRRVADETKSLLMNDQKSIGLRAAEAISTIDEVSNDPNMPVHARTRIWELVSQLETVPLD